In Henckelia pumila isolate YLH828 unplaced genomic scaffold, ASM3356847v2 CTG_80:::fragment_1, whole genome shotgun sequence, one genomic interval encodes:
- the LOC140873802 gene encoding probable aquaporin PIP-type pTOM75, with protein sequence MAENKEEDVRLGANKFTEAQPLGTAAQTDLKDYSEPPPAPLFEPGELKSWSFYRAGIAEFVATFLFLYISILTVMGVNRANNKCASVGIQGIAWAFGGMIFALVYCTAGISGGHINPAVTLGLFLARKLSLTRAVFYMVMQCLGATCGAGVVKGFMVGPYQRFNGGANFVQHGYTKGDGLGAEIIGTFVLVYTVFSATDAKRNARDSHVPLLAPLPIGFAVFLVHLATIPITGTGINPARSLGAAIIFNRDLAWDDQWIFWVGPFIGAALAAVYHQIIIRAIPFKSSRV encoded by the exons ATGGCGGAGAACAAGGAAGAGGATGTTAGACTCGGAGCCAACAAATTCACAGAAGCTCAGCCGTTGGGCACGGCGGCGCAAACGGACTTGAAAGATTACTCGGAGCCACCGCCAGCGCCTCTGTTCGAACCCGGAGAGCTGAAATCTTGGTCTTTTTACAGGGCTGGGATTGCGGAATTCGTGGCCACTTTCTTGTTCCTCTACATCTCGATTTTAACAGTGATGGGGGTTAACAGGGCCAACAACAAGTGCGCATCTGTGGGTATCCAGGGCATTGCTTGGGCCTTCGGCGGCATGATTTTTGCGCTTGTTTACTGTACCGCTGGTATTTCAG GTGGCCACATAAACCCAGCAGTAACATTGGGCTTGTTCCTAGCAAGAAAGCTTTCCTTGACGAGAGCTGTGTTCTACATGGTGATGCAGTGCCTTGGTGCCACATGTGGTGCTGGTGTGGTGAAGGGTTTCATGGTGGGACCTTACCAAAGATTCAACGGCGGGGCCAACTTTGTTCAACATGGCTACACTAAAGGCGATGGACTCGGTGCTGAGATCATAGGCACTTTCGTGCTCGTTTACACTGTTTTCTCTGCTACTGATGCCAAGAGGAATGCCAGAGATTCACATGTTCCT CTTCTAGCCCCACTTCCCATCGGTTTTGCAGTGTTTCTTGTTCATTTAGCCACCATCCCCATTACTGGAACCGGCATCAACCCCGCTAGAAGCCTCGGAGCCGCCATCATCTTCAACCGAGACCTGGCATGGGACGACCAA TGGATCTTTTGGGTTGGACCATTCATCGGCGCGGCGCTTGCTGCAGTTTACCACCAAATCATCATCCGAGCCATACCCTTCAAAAGTAGCAGAGTTTGA